A region of Ornithorhynchus anatinus isolate Pmale09 chromosome 5, mOrnAna1.pri.v4, whole genome shotgun sequence DNA encodes the following proteins:
- the AURKAIP1 gene encoding aurora kinase A-interacting protein: MFLSRLACRLAKATPFAGRTLARPSPVAVVIPGTRAHSSRPADGQSRLAPQLPSAAGLEDVLVPRKLAISPLESWLTAHYILPRATPASGPAPTLGDQAGGPGRFYDCPPGEAGACGEPVPEGDAGARAILCKNVLKIRRRKMNHHQYRKLIKRTRFVRRKVLEGRRRRKQIRFEKDLERIWKKAGLKEAPEGWHTPKVYVKGQ, encoded by the exons ATGTTTCTGTCCCGCCTGGCTTGCCGGCTGGCGAAGGCCACCCCCTTTGCAG GCCGCACCCTGGCCAGGCCCAGTCCCGTCGCCGTAGTGATCCCCGGGACCCGGGCCCACTCCAGCCGCCCGGCGGACGGCCAGAGCCGGTTGGCCCCGCAGCTCCCGTCCGCGGCGGGCCTGGAGGACGTGCTGGTGCCCCGGAAGCTGGCCATCAGCCCCCTGGAGAGCTGGCTCACCGCCCACTACATCCTCCCCCGGGCCAcaccggcctccggccccgcgcCGACGCTGGGTGACCAGGCGGGTGGGCCCGGCCGCTTCTACGACTGCCCGCCGGGTGAGGCGGGAGCCTGCGGAGAGCCGGTGCCAGAGGGCGACGCGGGGGCCCGGGCCATCCTCTGCAAGAACGTGCTGAAGATCCGCCGGCGGAAGATGAACCACCACCAGTACCGGAAGCTCATCAAGCGGACGCGGTTTGTGCGGAGGAAGGTCCTGGAAGGCCGCAGGCGGCGGAAGCAG atCCGTTTTGAGAAGGACCTGGAGCGCATCTGGAAGAAAGCCGGCTTGAAAGAGGCGCCGGAGGGCTGGCACACCCCCAAAGTCTACGTGAAGGGCCAGTGA
- the CCNL2 gene encoding cyclin-L2 isoform X2 — protein MNDSLRTDVFVRFQPESIACACIYLAARTLEIPLPNRPHWFLLFGASEEEIQEICFKILLLYTRKKVDLTQLESEVEKKKQAIEEAKAQAKGLLPGGTPILDNPSGFSPALKTESPKEGPGSKPSPLSVQALKNAKRKTEGLKRAKSSSPLNGLSKGRESRSRSRSRDQSYSRSQSRSASPKRKSESCSTSSGSKSLSRSRSRSDSPPRQANHGGGGGGGHKGSDLRGCRPPKACKYSGQKPRGSGSGSSSPGRPSRSPSRSRSRSRERADPPPAAAAAKYKKKSHYYRDRRRERSRSYERPAHRYGRDRPGHSRHRR, from the exons ATGAACGACAGCCTGCGGACAGACGTCTTCGTGCGGTTCCAGCCGGAGAGCATCGCCTGCGCCTGCATCTACTTGGCCGCCCGGACTCTGGAG ATCCCTCTGCCTAACCGCCCTCACTGGTTTTTGCTGTTCGGGGCATCTGAGGAAGAAATCCAGGAGATCTGCTTCAAAATTCTGCTGCTCTATACCCGCAAAAAG GTCGACTTGACGCAGCTGGAGAGCGAAGTAGAGAAGAAGAAGCAAGCCATCGAGGAGGCCAAGGCCCAGGCCAAGGGGCTGCTGCCCGGCGGGACTCCCATCTTGGACAACCCCTCGGGCTTCTCCCCTGCCCTGAAAACCG AATCTCCCAAGGAGGGGCCGGGGAGCAAGCCGTCCCCACTGTCCGTGCAGGCCCTGAAGAATGCCAAGCGGAAAACAGAGGGGTTGAAGAGAGCCAAATCCAGCAGTCCCCTGAATGG CCTgtccaaggggagggagagcagaagtcgAAGCCGGAGTCGAGACCAGAGCTACTCGAGATCCCAGTCGCGGTCGGCGTCTCCCAAGAG GAAGAGCGAGAGCTGCTCAACGTCCAGCGGTTCCAAGTCCCTGAGCCGGTCCCGCAGCCGCAGCGACTCGCCCCCGCGGCAGGCGAAccacgggggcggcggcggcggcggccacaaGGGCTCCGACCTGCGCGGCTGCCGCCCGCCCAAGGCCTGCAAGTACTCCGGCCAGAAGCCCCGCGGCAGCGGCAGCGGGAGCAGCAGCCCCGGCCGGCCCAGCCGCAGCCCCTCGCGCTCCCGCAGCCGCTCCCGCGAGCGCGCGgatcccccgcccgccgccgccgccgccaagtACAAGAAGAAGAGCCACTACTACCGCGACCGGAGGCGGGAACGCTCGCGCTCCTACGAGCGGCCGGCCCACCGCTACGGGCGCGACCGGCCCGGCCACAGCAGGCACAGGAggtga